One Bos javanicus breed banteng chromosome 9, ARS-OSU_banteng_1.0, whole genome shotgun sequence DNA window includes the following coding sequences:
- the MTFR2 gene encoding mitochondrial fission regulator 2 isoform X1, protein MKKQCFFEFASLFASSMSFILSILREMLEYFGVPINQVLHIWENKDYGSARSIVRIIGKLLPLEPCPRPNFELVPLLNSVDPANCGSVVPSFADVWCVANDEEASYLRFRTWKNEEEEKIASFHPLQLFEGPLTPAVRHNKPRKNDWPESETAIKKIAALEDELAFLRSQIAAIVGRQELGNSTKAGFLDLNGRPSGFGQKPSSGATQLNVKQDLFSSSVRPSSPPPPPPPQISSVQPPCSPLMKIASNSICASDNSTTEVKQQHPDAGKTNYSHHSKNQKNEAVPNMLDVLKDMNKVKLRAIERSPGGRPIHKRKREDSPWDPVSLISHALKQKFAFQEEDSFEKEDNCWESSPFSSPETSRFGHRILSQKYVELKEEPTNPAGVDQAMSNRGCVYT, encoded by the exons ATGAAGAAACAATGTTTCTTTGAATTTGCTTCTTTATTTGCCTCATCAATGTCATTCATATTGAGTATCTTAAGAGAAATGCTGGAATATTTTGGTGTTCCCATAAACCAG GTTTTACACATTTGGGAAAATAAAGACTATGGATCAGCTCGGAGTATTGTTCGTATCATTGGGAAACTTCTTCCTTTAGAACCTTGTCCCAGGCCTAATTTTGAG CTGGTTCCGCTCTTGAACTCTGTGGACCCGGCTAACTGTGGCTCTGTAGTTCCGTCTTTTGCTGACGTTTGGTGTGTGGCAAATGATGAAGAAGCCAGTTATCTCAGATTTCG tacatggaaaaatgaagaagaggagaaaattgCATCTTTTCATCCTTTGCAACTATTTGAAGGTCCATTGACACCTGCTGTAAGGCATaacaaaccaagaaaaaatgaTTGGCCTGAAAGTGAAACTGCAATTAAAAAGATAGCTGCCCTTGAAGATGAGCTAGCTTTTCTTCGCTCTCAGATTGCTGCAATTGTGGGACGGCAAGAACTGGGAAACAGTACAAAAGCTG GTTTCCTGGACTTGAATGGCAGGCCTAGTGGTTTTGGACAAAAGCCATCATCAGGGGCTACTCAACTCAATGTCAAACAAGATTTGTTTTCAAGTTCAGTGcgtccctcttctcctcctccaccaccgCCTCCTCAGATTTCTTCTGTACAGCCTCCATGTTCTCCTCTCATGAAAATAGCATCTAATAGTATTTGTGCATCAGATAATTCAACAACTGAAGTGAAACAACAGcacccagatgctgggaagacCAATTATAGTCATCACTCAAAAAACCAGAAAAATGAAGCTGTTCCAAACATGTTGGATGTTCTAAAGGATATGAATAAGGTTAAACTACGTGCTATTGAAAG gtcccctggaggcagacccattcataaaaggaaaagagaagactcACCTTGGGATCCAGTGTCTCTAATATCCCATGCACTTAAGCAGAAATTTGCATTCCAAGAAGAAGATTCCTTTGAGAAAGAAGATAATTGTTGGGAGTCTTCTCCATTTTCTAGTCCAGAAACTTCAAGG ttTGGACACCGTATCTTAAGTCAGAAGTATGTTGAACTAAAAGAAGAACCAACAAACCCAGCAGGTGTAGACCAAGCCATGAGCAACAGGGGCTGTGTCTACACCTAG
- the MTFR2 gene encoding mitochondrial fission regulator 2 isoform X3, whose product MMLNIFHHLDVLLLGNTNLGVSVFRYRLTWKNEEEEKIASFHPLQLFEGPLTPAVRHNKPRKNDWPESETAIKKIAALEDELAFLRSQIAAIVGRQELGNSTKAGFLDLNGRPSGFGQKPSSGATQLNVKQDLFSSSVRPSSPPPPPPPQISSVQPPCSPLMKIASNSICASDNSTTEVKQQHPDAGKTNYSHHSKNQKNEAVPNMLDVLKDMNKVKLRAIERSPGGRPIHKRKREDSPWDPVSLISHALKQKFAFQEEDSFEKEDNCWESSPFSSPETSRFGHRILSQKYVELKEEPTNPAGVDQAMSNRGCVYT is encoded by the exons atgatgttaaatatatttcatcATTTGGATGTTTTACTGCTTGGGAATACTAACTTAGGAGTTAGTGTATTCAGATACAGGCT tacatggaaaaatgaagaagaggagaaaattgCATCTTTTCATCCTTTGCAACTATTTGAAGGTCCATTGACACCTGCTGTAAGGCATaacaaaccaagaaaaaatgaTTGGCCTGAAAGTGAAACTGCAATTAAAAAGATAGCTGCCCTTGAAGATGAGCTAGCTTTTCTTCGCTCTCAGATTGCTGCAATTGTGGGACGGCAAGAACTGGGAAACAGTACAAAAGCTG GTTTCCTGGACTTGAATGGCAGGCCTAGTGGTTTTGGACAAAAGCCATCATCAGGGGCTACTCAACTCAATGTCAAACAAGATTTGTTTTCAAGTTCAGTGcgtccctcttctcctcctccaccaccgCCTCCTCAGATTTCTTCTGTACAGCCTCCATGTTCTCCTCTCATGAAAATAGCATCTAATAGTATTTGTGCATCAGATAATTCAACAACTGAAGTGAAACAACAGcacccagatgctgggaagacCAATTATAGTCATCACTCAAAAAACCAGAAAAATGAAGCTGTTCCAAACATGTTGGATGTTCTAAAGGATATGAATAAGGTTAAACTACGTGCTATTGAAAG gtcccctggaggcagacccattcataaaaggaaaagagaagactcACCTTGGGATCCAGTGTCTCTAATATCCCATGCACTTAAGCAGAAATTTGCATTCCAAGAAGAAGATTCCTTTGAGAAAGAAGATAATTGTTGGGAGTCTTCTCCATTTTCTAGTCCAGAAACTTCAAGG ttTGGACACCGTATCTTAAGTCAGAAGTATGTTGAACTAAAAGAAGAACCAACAAACCCAGCAGGTGTAGACCAAGCCATGAGCAACAGGGGCTGTGTCTACACCTAG
- the MTFR2 gene encoding mitochondrial fission regulator 2 isoform X2, which produces MKKQCFFEFASLFASSMSFILSILREMLEYFGVPINQVLHIWENKDYGSARSIVRIIGKLLPLEPCPRPNFELVPLLNSVDPANCGSVVPSFADVWCVANDEEASYLRFRTWKNEEEEKIASFHPLQLFEGPLTPAVRHNKPRKNDWPESETAIKKIAALEDELAFLRSQIAAIVGRQELGNSTKAGFLDLNGRPSGFGQKPSSGATQLNVKQDLFSSSVRPSSPPPPPPPQISSVQPPCSPLMKIASNSICASDNSTTEVKQQHPDAGKTNYSHHSKNQKNEAVPNMLDVLKDMNKVKLRAIERSPGGRPIHKRKREDSPWDPVSLISHALKQKFAFQEEDSFEKEDNCWESSPFSSPETSRVRL; this is translated from the exons ATGAAGAAACAATGTTTCTTTGAATTTGCTTCTTTATTTGCCTCATCAATGTCATTCATATTGAGTATCTTAAGAGAAATGCTGGAATATTTTGGTGTTCCCATAAACCAG GTTTTACACATTTGGGAAAATAAAGACTATGGATCAGCTCGGAGTATTGTTCGTATCATTGGGAAACTTCTTCCTTTAGAACCTTGTCCCAGGCCTAATTTTGAG CTGGTTCCGCTCTTGAACTCTGTGGACCCGGCTAACTGTGGCTCTGTAGTTCCGTCTTTTGCTGACGTTTGGTGTGTGGCAAATGATGAAGAAGCCAGTTATCTCAGATTTCG tacatggaaaaatgaagaagaggagaaaattgCATCTTTTCATCCTTTGCAACTATTTGAAGGTCCATTGACACCTGCTGTAAGGCATaacaaaccaagaaaaaatgaTTGGCCTGAAAGTGAAACTGCAATTAAAAAGATAGCTGCCCTTGAAGATGAGCTAGCTTTTCTTCGCTCTCAGATTGCTGCAATTGTGGGACGGCAAGAACTGGGAAACAGTACAAAAGCTG GTTTCCTGGACTTGAATGGCAGGCCTAGTGGTTTTGGACAAAAGCCATCATCAGGGGCTACTCAACTCAATGTCAAACAAGATTTGTTTTCAAGTTCAGTGcgtccctcttctcctcctccaccaccgCCTCCTCAGATTTCTTCTGTACAGCCTCCATGTTCTCCTCTCATGAAAATAGCATCTAATAGTATTTGTGCATCAGATAATTCAACAACTGAAGTGAAACAACAGcacccagatgctgggaagacCAATTATAGTCATCACTCAAAAAACCAGAAAAATGAAGCTGTTCCAAACATGTTGGATGTTCTAAAGGATATGAATAAGGTTAAACTACGTGCTATTGAAAG gtcccctggaggcagacccattcataaaaggaaaagagaagactcACCTTGGGATCCAGTGTCTCTAATATCCCATGCACTTAAGCAGAAATTTGCATTCCAAGAAGAAGATTCCTTTGAGAAAGAAGATAATTGTTGGGAGTCTTCTCCATTTTCTAGTCCAGAAACTTCAAGGGTACGCTTATAA